The following are from one region of the Streptomyces rubrogriseus genome:
- a CDS encoding substrate-binding domain-containing protein, whose translation MSTAPPPTHSPGPARAAVLTAAVCLLVAGCSALGGDEDGSTADAAGGSGGDRMKIVMVTHGGEGDAFWDRVRKGAEAAAAKDGVDLTYAGDADTADQADLVRDAIRDKADGIAVTLAKPQAMKAPVAEAKAAGIPVVGLNSGIDAWRSTGLLGYFGQDESVAGRAVGDKLDDLRAKHALCVIHERGNVALEARCAGVKKTFGGETEMLYVEGTDMKAVGAAVTARLRQDPSIDEVVMNGAAFALTAVEAVDAAGSDAHVATFDLDDDLVAAVKRGDVQFAVDQQPYLQGYLAVDALWLYRTNGNVSGGGVAPVLTGPAFVTRTNADSVAEFAAGGTR comes from the coding sequence ATGAGTACAGCTCCCCCGCCCACCCACTCCCCCGGTCCCGCCCGCGCCGCGGTCCTCACCGCGGCCGTCTGCCTGCTGGTGGCCGGCTGCTCCGCCCTCGGCGGGGACGAGGACGGCTCGACGGCGGACGCCGCGGGCGGGTCCGGCGGCGACCGGATGAAGATCGTCATGGTCACCCACGGCGGTGAGGGCGACGCCTTCTGGGACCGGGTGCGCAAGGGCGCCGAGGCGGCGGCCGCCAAGGACGGCGTCGACCTGACCTACGCCGGGGACGCCGACACCGCCGACCAGGCCGACCTGGTGCGGGACGCCATCCGTGACAAGGCCGACGGCATCGCCGTGACCCTGGCCAAACCGCAGGCGATGAAGGCGCCGGTCGCCGAGGCGAAGGCGGCCGGGATCCCGGTGGTCGGCCTCAACTCCGGCATCGACGCCTGGCGGTCCACCGGGCTCCTGGGCTACTTCGGGCAGGACGAGAGCGTCGCGGGCCGGGCCGTCGGCGACAAGCTGGACGACCTCAGGGCGAAGCACGCCCTGTGCGTCATCCACGAGCGCGGCAACGTCGCCCTGGAGGCCCGCTGCGCCGGTGTGAAGAAGACCTTCGGCGGCGAGACCGAGATGCTCTACGTCGAGGGCACCGACATGAAGGCGGTCGGCGCGGCCGTCACGGCGCGCCTGCGGCAGGACCCCAGCATCGACGAAGTCGTCATGAACGGCGCCGCGTTCGCCCTCACCGCGGTCGAGGCGGTCGACGCGGCGGGCAGCGACGCCCACGTCGCCACCTTCGACCTCGACGACGACCTGGTGGCCGCCGTCAAACGCGGGGACGTCCAGTTCGCCGTGGACCAGCAGCCGTATCTGCAGGGTTATCTCGCGGTGGACGCGCTCTGGCTCTACCGCACCAACGGCAACGTCAGCGGGGGCGGCGTGGCCCCCGTGCTGACCGGCCCCGCGTTCGTGACCCGGACCAACGCCGACTCGGTCGCCGAGTTCGCCGCGGGCGGCACCCGGTGA